The following proteins come from a genomic window of Deltaproteobacteria bacterium:
- a CDS encoding glycine cleavage system protein H — protein MKEMKCPFLETKTVTFCKAFPSKMIPVDRMSSSEGLCNTCNYEECALYSEVSGAVKGMVNVRGFHLQSDYYYHPKHLWVALSSGEEDESRIGIDDFSARLIGKVDRASVPAVGVAVKENSVCFLLHSGQRTVRLVSPANGVIKAVNPKVAADPSILNDDPYSEGWIFSMRLKGDAVKGLYHATVARKWFESEVERLQRVFSSDLGMMATDGGEALTDISSRLNDAQWGKIVSQFLG, from the coding sequence ATGAAAGAAATGAAGTGCCCTTTTCTGGAAACGAAAACCGTGACGTTCTGCAAGGCGTTCCCGTCGAAGATGATCCCGGTGGATCGGATGTCCTCCTCGGAAGGCCTCTGCAACACCTGTAATTACGAGGAATGCGCCCTGTACAGCGAGGTCAGCGGCGCCGTCAAGGGGATGGTGAATGTCCGCGGGTTCCACCTCCAATCGGATTACTACTACCACCCCAAGCACCTGTGGGTCGCCCTGTCTTCCGGGGAAGAGGACGAGTCACGGATCGGGATCGACGACTTTTCCGCCCGGCTGATCGGAAAGGTGGACCGCGCATCGGTACCCGCCGTCGGCGTGGCGGTGAAAGAGAACAGCGTGTGCTTCCTCCTCCATTCCGGCCAGCGGACCGTCCGTCTGGTTTCACCCGCCAACGGGGTCATCAAGGCCGTCAACCCGAAGGTGGCCGCGGATCCCTCCATCCTCAACGACGACCCGTACTCCGAAGGCTGGATCTTCTCCATGCGGCTCAAGGGGGACGCAGTGAAAGGGCTGTACCATGCGACCGTCGCCCGGAAATGGTTCGAGAGCGAGGTCGAAAGGCTGCAGAGGGTGTTCTCTTCCGATTTGGGAATGATGGCGACGGACGGGGGCGAGGCGCTCACGGATATCAGCAGCCGGTTGAACGACGCGCAATG
- a CDS encoding sigma-54 dependent transcriptional regulator translates to MEKKVNIMVVDDEEIVRASLTSWLEEDGYHVEAAESGRKALERLPEREWDLMLVDLKMPGMDGIQLMDEVHKTAPEMLVIIMTAYATVDTAVKAMKKGAYDYFVKPFNPDDISLTIRKIVDHHKLVQENLFLRKELKKQYKLRDMISKNEKMLEIFDLARTVAKSSSTVLIQGESGTGKELLARAIHDESPRMDAPFISVSCASLTESLLESELFGHEKGAFTGATVLNRGKLELAQDGTLFLDEIGDISLKLQMDLLRVLEQREFRRVGGSELIPINSRIIAATNRDLAAAIEAERFRADLYYRLNVISIHIPPLRERREDIPLLIDHFIEKFNIEMGKEIRGISEGAVRILMSNDWPGNARELRNVIERAIVVAKGNIVTESDISLPSVPFDANHRTKSLEEIEKAHIRVVLNDNQWNIVRSAHALGIDRVTLYNKIKKFGLKKEGVAPKE, encoded by the coding sequence ATGGAGAAGAAGGTCAACATCATGGTGGTGGACGACGAGGAAATCGTCCGGGCTTCGCTGACCAGTTGGCTCGAGGAGGACGGGTACCACGTGGAGGCCGCGGAGAGCGGCAGGAAGGCGCTGGAACGCCTCCCCGAGAGGGAGTGGGACCTGATGCTGGTGGATCTGAAGATGCCCGGGATGGACGGAATCCAGCTGATGGACGAGGTCCACAAGACGGCGCCCGAGATGCTGGTCATCATCATGACGGCCTACGCGACGGTCGACACCGCCGTGAAGGCGATGAAAAAGGGGGCCTACGACTATTTCGTCAAACCGTTCAACCCCGACGACATCTCCCTGACGATCCGGAAGATCGTGGACCATCACAAGCTCGTCCAGGAAAACCTGTTTTTGCGGAAAGAGCTCAAGAAGCAGTACAAACTGAGGGACATGATCAGCAAGAACGAGAAGATGCTGGAGATCTTCGACCTGGCGCGGACCGTCGCAAAGAGCAGTTCGACGGTCCTCATCCAGGGCGAGAGCGGGACGGGGAAGGAGCTTCTCGCGCGGGCGATCCACGACGAAAGCCCAAGGATGGACGCGCCGTTCATCTCCGTGTCCTGCGCTTCCCTCACGGAAAGCCTGCTGGAGAGCGAGCTCTTCGGGCACGAAAAGGGCGCCTTCACGGGCGCCACCGTCCTCAACAGGGGGAAGCTGGAGCTCGCCCAGGACGGGACCCTCTTCCTGGACGAGATCGGGGACATCAGCCTGAAGCTGCAGATGGACCTTCTCCGCGTCCTTGAGCAAAGGGAGTTCCGGCGGGTCGGGGGCTCGGAACTGATCCCCATCAACTCGCGGATCATCGCCGCCACGAACCGGGACCTTGCGGCCGCCATCGAGGCGGAGCGCTTCCGCGCCGACCTCTACTATCGCTTGAACGTCATCTCCATCCACATCCCGCCGTTGCGGGAGAGGAGGGAGGACATCCCGCTCCTGATCGATCACTTCATCGAGAAATTCAACATCGAGATGGGGAAGGAGATCCGCGGGATCAGCGAAGGGGCGGTGAGAATCCTGATGAGCAACGATTGGCCGGGGAACGCGCGGGAGCTTCGGAACGTCATCGAGAGGGCGATTGTCGTGGCCAAGGGGAACATCGTCACCGAATCCGACATCAGCCTCCCGTCCGTCCCTTTCGACGCGAATCACCGGACGAAATCGCTCGAGGAGATCGAGAAGGCGCACATTCGGGTGGTCCTGAACGATAACCAGTGGAACATCGTGCGGTCCGCCCATGCGCTCGGGATCGATCGGGTGACCCTCTACAACAAGATCAAAAAATTCGGCCTGAAGAAGGAAGGGGTCGCGCCGAAGGAGTGA
- a CDS encoding archaemetzincin family Zn-dependent metalloprotease, with amino-acid sequence MRPVGAVDHAILQWLRKEMGDCLMATVQTMPSLPVPPESFEARRNQYYSTKILKEMLGEVPQDALKLLGVTDKDLCIPILTYVFGEAQVGGTAAVVSLARLRQEHYGLTPDRPLLLERLRKESLHELGHTFGLIHCPLRDCVMYLSNTVVDVDTRGRDFCRGCRTVVASNTATERRG; translated from the coding sequence ATCCGGCCTGTCGGGGCGGTGGATCACGCGATCCTCCAATGGCTGAGGAAAGAGATGGGTGACTGCCTCATGGCGACCGTGCAGACGATGCCATCGCTCCCCGTTCCCCCCGAAAGTTTCGAGGCCCGTCGGAACCAGTATTATTCGACGAAGATCCTCAAGGAGATGCTCGGGGAGGTCCCGCAGGACGCGCTCAAGCTCCTGGGGGTGACGGACAAGGATCTATGCATCCCGATCCTGACGTACGTGTTCGGGGAGGCGCAGGTGGGGGGGACGGCCGCCGTCGTTTCCCTCGCCCGGCTGCGGCAGGAGCATTACGGACTGACGCCGGACCGGCCGCTGCTCCTGGAGAGACTTCGCAAGGAAAGCCTCCACGAGCTGGGGCACACGTTCGGTCTCATTCATTGCCCGTTGAGGGATTGCGTGATGTACCTTTCGAACACCGTGGTGGACGTGGACACCAGGGGGCGGGACTTCTGCAGGGGTTGCCGGACGGTCGTGGCGTCCAACACCGCGACGGAGAGGCGGGGATGA
- a CDS encoding ATP-binding protein: MKWYNSIGMKIILSVVGMILIVNGTLAYLFLGIQRENLNHAILRTASQLSETIKKSIQNDMLENRKEAAYKIMETIGRQAGIEKVRVYSSEGKILFSSDNTGEVGRMVNQRAEACYGCHSEARPLERLATSERSRIFFSRHNEEPRGVNHRVLGIINPMYNDPGCSTAACHAHPESQKVLGVIDVTMDLSEVDGQMAWARRQVLVVSVVSVVAIFIIVALILFHFIERPVKELVLGTKRISGGDLDHFIDVTTNDEMGHLATSFNQMTLDLQNAQKQIREGIRNLEQKVEERTRELKATQSQLLHSEKLAAVGALAATVAHEINNPLTGVYTYIRLMERKIDQGQHGAEEIAKFKAYLDTMRREVERTTAIVQNLLDFTRPKEPVRKSMNLVKVMEESLALISNKLSLSNIEVVKLFNPLPEIQADPAHMKQVFLNLLINASEAMEEGGTLTIRSDHHPDTNTVTMSVRDTGIGIEEKDRARIFDPFFSTKKKGTGLGLSVVNGIVTRHNGKVEIDSTPGKGTDFRVSLPVG; this comes from the coding sequence ATGAAATGGTACAACAGCATCGGAATGAAGATCATCCTGAGCGTCGTCGGGATGATCCTGATCGTGAACGGCACGCTGGCCTATCTTTTTCTCGGCATCCAGAGGGAAAACCTCAACCATGCGATCCTCCGGACCGCCTCGCAGCTCAGCGAGACGATCAAGAAATCGATCCAGAACGACATGCTTGAGAACCGGAAGGAAGCCGCCTACAAGATCATGGAGACGATCGGGCGGCAGGCGGGGATCGAAAAAGTCCGGGTCTACAGCTCCGAGGGGAAGATCCTCTTCTCCAGCGACAACACCGGCGAGGTCGGCCGGATGGTCAACCAGAGAGCGGAAGCCTGCTACGGGTGTCATTCGGAAGCTCGCCCGCTCGAGCGGCTGGCGACGTCCGAGCGAAGCCGCATCTTCTTTTCCAGGCACAACGAAGAACCGCGCGGCGTGAACCACCGCGTTCTCGGGATCATCAACCCCATGTACAACGATCCGGGCTGCTCCACCGCGGCGTGCCACGCCCACCCCGAGTCGCAGAAGGTCCTGGGGGTGATCGACGTCACCATGGACCTGAGCGAGGTGGACGGCCAGATGGCCTGGGCGCGCCGCCAGGTCCTGGTCGTGAGCGTCGTCTCGGTGGTCGCCATCTTCATCATCGTCGCCCTCATCCTCTTCCACTTCATAGAGAGGCCGGTCAAGGAGCTTGTTCTCGGCACGAAGCGGATCTCGGGGGGGGATCTCGACCATTTCATCGACGTTACGACGAACGACGAGATGGGACACCTGGCGACATCGTTCAACCAGATGACCCTGGACCTGCAGAACGCCCAAAAGCAGATCCGGGAGGGGATCCGGAACCTGGAGCAAAAGGTGGAAGAGCGGACGCGGGAACTCAAGGCGACCCAGTCACAGCTCCTTCATTCGGAGAAGCTTGCCGCCGTGGGGGCGTTGGCGGCGACCGTGGCGCACGAGATCAACAACCCGCTGACCGGCGTCTACACGTACATCCGGCTCATGGAGAGAAAGATCGACCAGGGACAGCATGGGGCGGAGGAAATCGCAAAATTCAAGGCGTATCTCGATACGATGCGCAGGGAGGTCGAGAGGACGACCGCCATCGTGCAGAACCTGCTCGATTTCACGCGGCCGAAGGAGCCGGTCCGCAAGTCCATGAACCTCGTCAAGGTGATGGAGGAGTCCCTCGCCCTCATCTCGAACAAGCTAAGCCTCTCCAATATCGAGGTGGTGAAGCTCTTCAACCCCCTGCCGGAGATCCAGGCCGACCCGGCGCACATGAAGCAGGTGTTCCTCAACCTCCTCATCAACGCCTCCGAAGCCATGGAAGAAGGGGGAACCTTGACGATCCGGTCCGATCACCACCCGGATACGAACACCGTGACGATGAGCGTTCGCGACACGGGGATCGGGATCGAGGAGAAGGACCGCGCCCGGATCTTCGATCCCTTTTTCTCGACGAAGAAGAAGGGGACCGGGCTGGGCCTCTCGGTCGTCAACGGCATCGTGACCCGCCATAACGGCAAGGTGGAAATCGACAGCACCCCCGGGAAGGGAACCGATTTCCGGGTGAGTCTGCCCGTCGGGTAA
- a CDS encoding dodecin family protein yields MDSIYKIIDIVGTSKTSWEEAAKNAVETAGKSLEDLRVAEVVKLDMAIDKGKVVAYRARVNISFKYRS; encoded by the coding sequence ATGGACAGCATTTACAAAATCATCGATATCGTGGGCACGAGCAAGACTTCGTGGGAGGAAGCCGCGAAAAACGCGGTGGAGACCGCCGGGAAGTCCCTCGAAGACCTGAGGGTCGCGGAAGTCGTCAAGCTGGACATGGCGATCGACAAGGGGAAGGTCGTCGCCTACCGTGCCCGGGTGAACATCTCCTTCAAGTATCGTTCGTAA
- a CDS encoding MFS transporter — MLQARVFLLVAATFSTIYLTQPVLPVLREEFGIDAAKASLTVSAVIFGIALATLPFGRLADRFPARPIILFGGTLASLCGFLCAATTNFTLLVAARFLQGVFVPSLTTCLVVYLVRRLPPERLNVAMGAYVSATVAGGLGGRLLAGFLHPPLHWRYAFVTASALLLLATLDAGRWLPREEKILDAGGKEAGFAAMLSRRDLLRIFSVGAASFGAFSSVFNYLPFHLAGPPFLLPTHLITMLYLSYLIGVAIGPLAGRLGNRVGNGIAMAVGGAVFGASVLLTLVPSLAAVAVSLAGVCAGFFIVHTAAVGALNRKLATSRGRGNSLYVFFYYLGGTAGITASGLAYRRAGWSGVVALVVVLLLIPVVAGLLEARADRPGLDFR, encoded by the coding sequence TTGCTGCAGGCACGGGTGTTCCTGCTCGTGGCCGCGACGTTTTCGACGATCTACCTCACGCAACCCGTGCTCCCGGTCCTGCGGGAAGAGTTCGGGATCGACGCGGCGAAGGCATCCCTCACGGTATCCGCCGTGATCTTCGGGATCGCGCTTGCCACCTTGCCGTTCGGACGGCTGGCGGATCGCTTCCCCGCCCGGCCGATCATCCTCTTCGGCGGGACGCTCGCCTCCCTGTGCGGCTTCCTCTGCGCGGCCACGACGAACTTCACGCTCCTCGTGGCCGCGAGGTTTCTCCAGGGCGTGTTCGTCCCGTCGCTCACCACGTGCCTCGTGGTGTACCTTGTCCGCCGTCTTCCCCCCGAGCGCCTGAACGTCGCGATGGGTGCGTACGTCTCCGCCACCGTGGCGGGGGGGCTGGGTGGAAGATTGCTCGCAGGGTTCCTCCATCCGCCTCTTCACTGGCGCTACGCCTTCGTGACCGCCTCCGCTCTCCTCCTCCTCGCGACCCTCGACGCGGGACGATGGCTCCCGCGGGAGGAGAAGATCCTCGATGCGGGAGGGAAAGAGGCGGGGTTCGCTGCGATGCTCTCGCGTCGCGACCTGTTGCGGATCTTCTCCGTCGGCGCGGCCTCCTTCGGGGCCTTCTCCTCCGTATTCAACTACCTGCCGTTTCACCTTGCCGGCCCGCCGTTCCTGTTGCCCACGCACCTCATCACGATGCTGTACCTTTCCTACCTGATCGGCGTCGCGATCGGTCCGTTGGCGGGGCGGCTCGGGAACCGGGTGGGGAACGGGATCGCGATGGCGGTCGGCGGGGCCGTATTCGGCGCTTCCGTCCTCCTCACGCTGGTCCCGTCCCTGGCGGCCGTGGCCGTGTCCCTGGCAGGGGTGTGCGCCGGGTTTTTCATCGTGCACACCGCCGCGGTGGGAGCGTTGAACCGGAAGCTGGCGACTAGCCGCGGCAGGGGGAATTCCCTGTACGTCTTCTTTTACTATCTCGGGGGGACGGCGGGGATCACGGCGAGCGGTCTGGCGTACCGCCGGGCGGGGTGGAGCGGCGTGGTCGCCCTGGTGGTGGTCCTGCTGCTGATCCCCGTCGTCGCCGGGCTCCTCGAGGCGCGGGCGGACCGTCCCGGGCTGGATTTCCGATAA